Below is a genomic region from Hippea sp. KM1.
CTGCGTCCTGCCGCAGAACGAGCACCTCAGAGGGCCTTTTATATCTGAATTTCCTCCACCGCCCATCGGTTTCATGACTTCTTCTCCTCTTCTTCCCTTGAGTAAATGATTTTATCTATAATACCGTATGCCAGGGCCTCCTTTGCATCCATAAAGTAATCCCTTTCGGTATCCTTTTCAATGGTTTTTAGCCTCTTTCCCGTATGTTTTGCCAATATCTCATTAAGCAGCTTCTTCAGCCTCAATATCTCCTTTGCGTGTATCTCTATCTCGGTTGCCTGTCCCGAGATGCCGCCGATGGGCTGATGAATCATAATCCTTGAATGTGGCAGTGAGTATCTTTTGCCCTTTGTTCCGCTTGCCAAAAGCAGAGCGCCCATGGAAGCAGCAGAACCGATGCATATGGTTGTTATGTCGCATTTTATGTATTGCATCGTATCGTAAATGGCAAGACCTGC
It encodes:
- the clpP gene encoding ATP-dependent Clp endopeptidase proteolytic subunit ClpP, with translation MNLIPIVIEKTPQGERAYDIYSRLLKDRIIMLNGEINDDVSNVIVSQLLFLESEDPEKDIFLYINSPGGSVTAGLAIYDTMQYIKCDITTICIGSAASMGALLLASGTKGKRYSLPHSRIMIHQPIGGISGQATEIEIHAKEILRLKKLLNEILAKHTGKRLKTIEKDTERDYFMDAKEALAYGIIDKIIYSREEEEKKS